A section of the Leptotrichia buccalis C-1013-b genome encodes:
- the secD gene encoding protein translocase subunit SecD, with protein sequence MQNKKSHYIWLFLVIFVPALILYFNKVKLGLDLRGGTSVVLQAQGKIEADTMSKVRNIIERRVNSIGVAEPVIQLSGNDKLIVELAGIKDPQKAIELIGTTAKLEFRIKNKDGSYGPVLLEGSALKSAGVSRDQVGMPSVSFELNSQGANTFAKITRENIGKQLAIMLDNKEQSAPTINSEINGGSGIITGRFSMEEANNLANLLKSGALPVEIKIVENRTVGATLGVDSIKQTGIAGLIALGVISVFMIAIYKIPGIVADIALLINGVLVLGLLSGIGAALTLPGIAGFILTLGMAVDSNVITYERIKEELRLGESLHDAVERGYENAFPAIIDGNITTLLVAAVLFFLGTGPIKGFAVTLSLGVVATIITGVFVSKVILKLFIKTFNIKREQLFWKGALNED encoded by the coding sequence ATGCAAAATAAAAAATCACATTATATTTGGTTATTTTTAGTAATTTTTGTTCCAGCTCTTATTTTGTACTTTAATAAAGTAAAACTGGGACTTGATTTACGTGGTGGAACATCAGTTGTATTACAGGCACAGGGGAAAATAGAGGCTGATACAATGAGTAAGGTTAGAAATATTATTGAAAGACGGGTAAATAGTATTGGGGTAGCTGAGCCTGTTATTCAGCTTAGTGGAAATGATAAATTGATAGTGGAGCTTGCGGGGATAAAAGATCCTCAAAAGGCTATTGAATTGATTGGTACGACAGCAAAACTTGAGTTTAGAATAAAAAATAAGGATGGTTCTTATGGGCCTGTTTTATTGGAAGGTTCTGCATTAAAATCAGCAGGAGTTTCTAGGGATCAGGTTGGAATGCCTTCTGTAAGTTTTGAATTAAATTCACAGGGAGCAAATACTTTTGCTAAGATTACAAGGGAAAATATTGGGAAGCAATTGGCAATAATGCTTGATAATAAAGAACAGTCAGCTCCTACAATTAACAGTGAAATTAACGGTGGAAGCGGAATTATAACTGGAAGATTTTCAATGGAAGAAGCAAACAATCTTGCAAATCTGTTAAAATCAGGGGCATTGCCTGTGGAAATTAAAATTGTTGAAAATAGAACAGTTGGAGCGACACTTGGTGTAGATTCAATAAAACAGACTGGAATAGCTGGGCTAATTGCCTTAGGTGTAATCTCAGTATTTATGATTGCTATTTATAAAATACCAGGAATTGTTGCTGATATTGCACTTTTAATAAACGGAGTTTTAGTTTTAGGACTTCTTAGCGGTATTGGTGCGGCTTTGACACTTCCAGGGATTGCAGGATTTATCCTTACACTTGGTATGGCAGTTGATTCAAATGTAATTACTTATGAGAGAATAAAAGAAGAATTGCGGCTTGGAGAATCGCTTCACGATGCGGTTGAAAGAGGTTATGAAAATGCCTTTCCTGCCATAATTGATGGAAATATAACAACATTACTCGTGGCAGCGGTATTGTTCTTTCTTGGAACTGGACCAATTAAAGGATTTGCTGTAACATTGTCGCTTGGGGTAGTGGCTACTATAATTACAGGAGTATTTGTTTCAAAAGTAATATTAAAGTTATTTATAAAAACATTTAACATAAAAAGAGAGCAGTTGTTCTGGAAAGGAGCTTTGAATGAAGATTAA
- the ruvX gene encoding Holliday junction resolvase RuvX: protein MKKFIGLDVGDVRIGVAKCDPLGILATALEVIDRTKTNPVERIKEILDDEGTKKVVVGMPKSLDGTKKRQVEKVEEFVEELKKSISNIQIIFVDERYTTTEAEHYLKNYSKKNGKERRKVVDMVAASIILQKYLDTLP, encoded by the coding sequence ATGAAAAAATTTATTGGATTAGATGTGGGAGATGTCAGAATTGGGGTTGCCAAATGCGATCCTTTGGGAATTCTTGCGACTGCTCTCGAAGTGATTGACAGAACAAAGACAAATCCTGTTGAAAGAATAAAGGAAATACTAGATGATGAAGGTACAAAAAAAGTTGTAGTGGGAATGCCAAAAAGTCTTGACGGCACGAAAAAACGTCAGGTGGAAAAAGTGGAGGAATTTGTGGAAGAATTGAAAAAGAGTATTTCAAATATTCAGATTATCTTTGTAGATGAGCGTTACACAACAACAGAGGCTGAGCATTATCTAAAAAACTATTCCAAAAAGAATGGAAAAGAACGTAGGAAAGTAGTAGATATGGTTGCAGCGTCAATAATTTTGCAAAAATATCTCGACACATTGCCTTAA
- the alaS gene encoding alanine--tRNA ligase, with protein sequence MTGNEIRKSFVDFFKSKEHKHFESASLIPDDKSLLLTVAGMVPFKPFFLGEKEAPFKRITTYQKCIRTNDLENVGRTPRHHTFFEMLGNFSFGDYFKKEAIEWSWEYITKVLKLEEDRLWVSVYKTDDEAYEIWNKEIGVPAERIVRLGEEDNWWAAGPVGSCGPCSEIYYDTQNMGKNNEEADRKPGDDGDRFLEIWNLVFTEWNRLEDGSLVPLPEKNIDTGAGLERIASVVQNKDNNFDTDLFTNITKGIKSVLEIQGNENEEAIKIIADHVRASVFLIGDGVLPSNEGRGYILRKIIRRAFGAGSAAKQKVFEKEDIFLYKLVPYVLETMNEAYPELAEKQEYIEKVIRLEEERFATTLKNGTEMLEEEIQKLKGENQKELPAELTFKLYDTFGFPFELTKLILENQGFEASEEEFEKKLAEQVQRSKDSRTTISDMIKDEFIDEFFEKHGKTEFTGYLQNYEEKSKLLHIAKSEGISGYEMIFDKTPFYAESGGQVADTGIITSGEFEGKVVNVVKKHDVFIHQVEIIRGIAPAVGVEVKMQIDVNRRKDIQRNHTATHILHKVLRENLGTHVEQSGSLVDDEKLRFDFSHYEAISPEMIEKIEKGVNDIILSNLQVKINYENIEDAKARGAMALFSDKYGDIVRVVEIDGYSIELCGGTHVKSTGEIGLFNIESENGIASGTRRITATTGHKSLNYVNRLEEKIKEISDIFRTDEKNVVDIIEKYIGDMRAAVKVHEEMQTKLVKYEINEMLENVETVNGVKVLKRSFVDKNVDELKEIVDRGKEKMQSGIVILGTNNNGKAVFVVGVTKDLISKVKAGEIVKVAAQVAGGNGGGRPDFAQAGGKNGSAVKEAVEKAFEFVTEKL encoded by the coding sequence ATGACAGGAAATGAAATAAGAAAAAGTTTTGTAGATTTTTTTAAATCGAAAGAGCATAAACATTTTGAAAGTGCGTCGCTTATACCGGATGATAAGAGCTTATTGCTGACTGTAGCAGGAATGGTACCGTTTAAGCCATTCTTTTTGGGAGAAAAGGAGGCACCATTTAAAAGAATTACGACTTATCAGAAATGTATCAGAACTAATGATTTGGAAAATGTTGGGAGAACGCCTAGACACCATACATTTTTTGAAATGTTAGGTAATTTTTCATTTGGAGATTATTTTAAAAAGGAAGCTATTGAGTGGTCTTGGGAGTATATAACAAAAGTATTGAAACTGGAAGAGGACAGACTTTGGGTATCTGTGTATAAAACAGATGATGAGGCTTATGAAATCTGGAACAAGGAAATTGGAGTGCCGGCAGAAAGAATTGTTAGGCTTGGAGAAGAGGACAACTGGTGGGCGGCAGGACCTGTGGGATCTTGCGGGCCTTGCAGCGAGATTTATTACGATACTCAGAATATGGGGAAAAATAACGAAGAGGCTGACAGAAAGCCAGGAGATGACGGAGATAGATTTTTAGAAATCTGGAATCTGGTATTTACTGAATGGAACAGGCTTGAAGACGGTTCACTTGTGCCGCTTCCAGAAAAAAATATTGACACAGGGGCAGGACTTGAGAGAATTGCTTCAGTTGTACAAAACAAGGATAACAACTTTGACACTGATTTGTTTACAAATATTACAAAAGGTATAAAATCTGTACTTGAAATTCAAGGAAATGAAAATGAGGAAGCAATAAAAATTATTGCCGATCACGTAAGAGCTTCAGTATTTTTGATTGGAGATGGAGTATTGCCGTCAAATGAAGGGCGTGGATATATTTTAAGAAAAATTATAAGACGTGCCTTTGGAGCTGGAAGCGCCGCAAAACAGAAGGTTTTTGAAAAAGAAGATATATTTCTTTATAAATTAGTGCCTTACGTTCTTGAAACAATGAATGAAGCATATCCCGAATTAGCTGAAAAGCAGGAATATATTGAAAAAGTTATAAGACTGGAAGAAGAAAGATTTGCAACAACTTTGAAAAATGGAACTGAAATGCTGGAAGAAGAAATTCAAAAATTAAAAGGGGAAAATCAGAAGGAATTGCCAGCTGAACTGACTTTCAAACTGTATGATACTTTTGGATTCCCGTTTGAACTTACAAAATTAATCTTGGAAAATCAAGGATTTGAAGCATCAGAAGAAGAATTTGAGAAAAAGCTGGCAGAACAGGTACAGCGTTCAAAAGACAGCAGAACAACAATTTCCGATATGATAAAAGATGAATTTATAGATGAATTTTTTGAAAAGCACGGAAAAACAGAATTTACTGGATATTTGCAAAACTATGAAGAAAAAAGTAAACTTTTACATATTGCCAAAAGTGAAGGAATTTCAGGATATGAGATGATTTTTGACAAAACTCCGTTTTATGCTGAATCTGGAGGGCAAGTTGCTGATACAGGAATTATCACTTCTGGAGAATTTGAAGGAAAAGTTGTAAATGTGGTTAAAAAACACGATGTCTTTATTCATCAGGTTGAAATCATAAGAGGAATTGCTCCGGCTGTAGGCGTGGAAGTGAAAATGCAAATTGATGTAAACCGTAGAAAAGATATTCAGAGAAATCATACAGCTACACACATTTTACACAAAGTTTTAAGAGAAAATCTAGGAACACATGTAGAGCAGTCTGGATCGCTTGTGGATGATGAAAAATTAAGATTTGACTTTTCACATTACGAAGCAATCAGTCCAGAAATGATTGAAAAAATTGAAAAAGGTGTAAATGACATTATTTTATCAAATTTACAAGTAAAAATAAATTATGAAAATATTGAAGATGCAAAAGCAAGAGGGGCGATGGCATTATTTTCAGACAAATATGGAGATATAGTTCGTGTTGTTGAAATTGACGGATATTCTATCGAGCTTTGCGGAGGAACACATGTTAAATCAACTGGAGAAATAGGATTATTCAATATCGAATCTGAAAATGGAATTGCTTCAGGAACACGTAGAATTACAGCTACAACTGGACATAAGAGTTTGAATTATGTAAACAGACTTGAAGAAAAAATAAAGGAAATATCTGATATTTTTAGAACAGATGAAAAAAATGTTGTCGATATTATCGAAAAATATATTGGAGATATGAGAGCAGCAGTAAAAGTGCATGAAGAAATGCAGACAAAACTGGTAAAATATGAAATCAATGAAATGCTTGAAAATGTGGAAACAGTAAATGGTGTGAAAGTGTTAAAAAGATCATTTGTTGATAAAAATGTTGATGAGCTAAAAGAGATTGTAGACAGAGGAAAAGAAAAAATGCAGTCTGGAATCGTTATTTTGGGAACAAATAACAATGGAAAGGCAGTTTTTGTAGTTGGAGTTACAAAAGACTTGATTTCAAAAGTGAAAGCTGGAGAAATAGTAAAAGTTGCGGCTCAAGTTGCTGGCGGAAATGGTGGAGGACGTCCTGACTTTGCACAGGCTGGTGGAAAAAATGGAAGCGCTGTAAAAGAAGCCGTTGAAAAGGCATTTGAGTTTGTGACTGAAAAATTATAA
- a CDS encoding Type 1 glutamine amidotransferase-like domain-containing protein, which translates to MIFLKNVILTSSLYESIELVKKFLDKNTESKKILFIPTATNVDEYKKYIHLTQKAFEDFGYEVENFDVSIFSEKTAKEKLSEAKIVFISGGNTFYLLQELKRKNLTSYLKERIENGLLYIGESAGSVIAAPDIEYASVIDDKTVATELDGYAGLNLVDFCIVPHFEEEPFVEGSRKTVELYKDKLDLKLINNKEAILVENNNFTIIK; encoded by the coding sequence ATGATTTTTTTGAAAAATGTGATTTTAACATCGTCTTTATACGAAAGTATAGAACTTGTAAAAAAATTTTTAGATAAAAATACTGAAAGTAAAAAAATACTATTTATTCCCACAGCAACTAATGTAGACGAATATAAAAAATACATACATCTTACTCAAAAGGCATTTGAAGATTTTGGTTATGAAGTGGAGAATTTTGATGTTTCTATTTTTTCAGAAAAGACTGCAAAAGAGAAATTATCAGAAGCGAAAATAGTTTTTATTTCTGGTGGAAATACTTTCTATTTATTGCAAGAATTAAAAAGAAAAAATTTAACATCTTATTTAAAGGAAAGAATAGAAAATGGACTGCTATATATTGGAGAATCAGCAGGTTCAGTAATAGCGGCTCCTGATATAGAGTATGCTTCTGTAATTGACGATAAGACAGTGGCAACAGAATTAGATGGTTATGCAGGATTAAATCTAGTAGATTTTTGCATAGTTCCTCATTTTGAGGAAGAGCCTTTTGTGGAAGGTTCGAGAAAAACTGTTGAATTATATAAAGATAAATTGGATTTGAAATTGATTAATAATAAAGAAGCAATATTGGTTGAAAATAATAATTTTACAATAATAAAATAA
- the lptB gene encoding LPS export ABC transporter ATP-binding protein, with translation MARKISIEADSLKKIYKKREVVKSVSLSMEKGEVVGLLGPNGAGKTTTFYMITGIVRPNYGRVMYNGEEITNLPMYKRARLGLGYLPQEASVFRNLTVEENIVSVLEMRGVKKKERIATMQNLIEEFKLSHVAKSLGYALSGGERRRVEIARTISTNPDFILLDEPFAGVDPIAVEDIQNIIMQLKERGLGILITDHNVRETLRITERAYIMAEGTILIAGTGQQIANDETARRVYLGDNFKLD, from the coding sequence ATGGCTAGGAAAATTAGTATAGAGGCTGATAGCTTGAAAAAGATATATAAAAAAAGGGAAGTTGTAAAAAGTGTGAGTCTGTCTATGGAAAAAGGTGAAGTTGTGGGACTTCTTGGACCAAATGGAGCGGGAAAGACGACTACTTTTTATATGATCACAGGGATTGTAAGACCAAATTATGGAAGAGTTATGTACAATGGAGAGGAAATTACAAATTTGCCTATGTATAAGAGAGCTAGGCTTGGGCTTGGTTATTTGCCACAGGAAGCATCTGTTTTTAGGAATTTGACTGTGGAAGAAAATATTGTGTCAGTTTTGGAAATGCGAGGAGTTAAGAAAAAAGAAAGAATTGCCACAATGCAGAATTTGATTGAGGAATTTAAATTGTCACATGTAGCAAAAAGTTTGGGATATGCACTTTCTGGAGGGGAACGTAGACGTGTGGAGATTGCTAGAACTATTTCTACAAATCCAGACTTCATACTGCTGGATGAGCCTTTTGCGGGAGTAGATCCGATTGCAGTTGAGGATATTCAGAATATAATAATGCAGTTAAAGGAACGTGGGCTTGGGATATTGATTACCGATCATAATGTGCGTGAAACGTTGAGGATTACCGAAAGAGCCTACATAATGGCAGAAGGTACAATTCTGATTGCAGGAACAGGACAGCAGATTGCAAATGACGAAACAGCGAGAAGAGTGTATCTAGGGGATAACTTCAAACTTGATTAG